One stretch of Meiothermus cerbereus DSM 11376 DNA includes these proteins:
- a CDS encoding HYR domain-containing protein → MDWKLVVQRLGLLVGAVGILVACNSQPALEAGPTELVVTEGIPAPAPALRAPGVRPLSDLAASASLGGSSTTPVSLNGQNCTTFPDETVTITYTITGRQANPASFQVNTVWTYNGTAWAGSAPVTVHVPARAATDSPTTRAVTVTLRNTSGGGTGTSSFTIVPFNVSTSAPAALNTSGGNVTIHVAFSACAAPNTPPSLTLPADITAEATSSAGAVVNYVVTATDQQDGDLSSVVSCTPASGSTFPLGQTTVNCSVTDSSGLSASGSFKVNVQDTTPPVFSGVPTGQVNLIAANIHGAVLDIAGLGITATDVNNVSPLVSIQCTPADGSTLAIGSLTTVSCTATDSSAYPSPNTSAPVSFNVFVGLNTSGVGFLPPLREVAPYSAHKRGSTIPHKFYPPRYADGTPATDLAAGLRLKLVNTGAATETYEQTTSDDFSAGSTAWRYDPDSGHYIFNLKTGSSWGTGQYKTTVSYAGIPLAETYFELRR, encoded by the coding sequence ATGGATTGGAAGTTGGTAGTCCAGCGCCTTGGTCTCCTTGTAGGCGCAGTGGGTATTTTGGTCGCCTGCAATAGCCAACCCGCCCTCGAGGCCGGCCCCACCGAACTCGTTGTTACCGAAGGGATTCCCGCCCCGGCCCCTGCCCTACGGGCCCCAGGGGTGCGCCCCCTGTCCGACCTCGCGGCAAGCGCCAGCCTGGGTGGCTCCAGCACCACGCCGGTGAGCCTCAACGGCCAGAACTGCACCACCTTCCCCGACGAGACCGTAACCATCACGTACACGATTACCGGGAGGCAGGCAAACCCTGCGAGCTTCCAGGTTAATACGGTCTGGACATATAACGGAACGGCCTGGGCGGGCTCGGCTCCGGTTACCGTCCACGTGCCCGCTCGAGCGGCGACCGATTCGCCCACTACCAGGGCCGTTACGGTTACCCTGAGGAATACCAGCGGTGGCGGTACAGGAACCAGCAGTTTCACCATTGTGCCCTTCAACGTGAGTACCAGCGCGCCGGCGGCCTTGAATACTTCGGGTGGTAATGTCACCATCCACGTGGCCTTCAGCGCCTGCGCCGCACCCAACACCCCGCCATCGCTAACCTTACCCGCCGACATCACCGCCGAAGCCACCAGCAGTGCAGGGGCCGTAGTGAACTATGTCGTTACCGCCACCGACCAGCAGGATGGCGACCTGAGCAGCGTGGTGAGTTGTACCCCTGCCAGCGGCAGCACCTTCCCGCTGGGCCAGACCACGGTGAACTGCTCCGTAACCGACTCGAGTGGGCTTTCGGCCAGCGGCAGCTTTAAGGTGAATGTACAAGACACCACCCCTCCGGTGTTCTCGGGGGTGCCCACCGGCCAGGTCAACCTGATTGCGGCCAACATCCACGGCGCGGTGCTGGACATTGCGGGGCTGGGCATTACGGCCACCGACGTGAACAATGTCTCGCCTCTGGTAAGCATCCAGTGCACTCCGGCCGACGGCAGCACGCTAGCCATTGGAAGCCTGACCACCGTAAGCTGCACGGCCACCGACTCCTCGGCCTATCCCAGCCCCAACACCAGCGCGCCGGTCTCGTTTAACGTGTTTGTGGGCCTGAATACCAGTGGGGTAGGGTTCCTGCCGCCGCTGCGGGAGGTCGCGCCTTACAGCGCCCACAAGCGCGGCTCCACCATCCCCCACAAGTTCTATCCGCCCCGCTACGCGGATGGCACCCCCGCCACCGACCTGGCTGCTGGCCTGCGGCTGAAGCTCGTCAACACGGGCGCTGCCACCGAAACCTACGAACAAACCACCTCGGATGACTTCAGCGCCGGTTCCACGGCCTGGCGCTACGACCCCGACAGTGGGCACTACATCTTCAACCTCAAGACCGGCTCCAGCTGGGGCACCGGCCAGTACAAGACCACGGTCTCCTACGCGGGCATTCCCCTGGCCGAGACCTACTTTGAGTTGCGCCGATAG
- the dnaB gene encoding replicative DNA helicase — MATTPLEGRVPPHNLDAEASVLGSVLLDSEVLDRLEGLLAADAFYKEAHRKIWEAMVALRARRDPVDLVTLSEELRQNGELENVGGLSYLVGLSEHTPTAAYADYYGRIVAEKWTLRKLIAAAGEAMKMAYDEEGSLEDILDTAGRKVLEVSTQGARSEFQSMKELVHETFEHIQLLYENKGQVDGVRTGFRELDAMIGGLTSGSLNIIAARPSMGKTSFALTIAQNVALRGEGAGVAIFSLEMPAVQLVTRMLCSEARIDMNRLRQGQLTDRDFSRLVDVAGRISEAAILIDDTSDMTLMELRARARRLHTQHKLSLIVIDYLQLMSGPGGSKNGGENRQQEIAQISRGLKGLARELNVPVIALSQLSRAVESRPNKRPMLSDLRESGSIEQDADLVMFIYRDDYYNPHSEKAGIAEIIVGKQRNGPTGTVELQFHAQHVRFNDLAKDEI, encoded by the coding sequence ATGGCAACCACACCGCTCGAGGGCCGTGTTCCGCCCCACAACTTGGATGCCGAGGCCAGCGTGCTGGGCTCGGTGCTGCTGGACAGCGAGGTTTTGGATCGGCTCGAGGGCTTGCTGGCCGCCGATGCCTTTTACAAAGAAGCCCATCGCAAAATTTGGGAAGCCATGGTGGCGCTGCGGGCCCGGCGCGACCCGGTGGATCTGGTAACGCTCTCGGAGGAGTTGCGCCAGAACGGCGAACTCGAGAACGTGGGGGGGCTTTCGTACCTGGTGGGCCTTTCGGAACACACCCCTACGGCCGCTTATGCCGACTACTACGGGCGCATTGTGGCCGAGAAGTGGACCTTGCGCAAGCTGATAGCTGCTGCGGGTGAGGCCATGAAGATGGCCTATGACGAAGAAGGGAGCCTCGAGGACATCCTCGACACGGCTGGGCGCAAGGTGCTCGAGGTCTCTACCCAGGGGGCCAGGTCTGAGTTCCAGAGCATGAAGGAGCTTGTTCATGAAACCTTCGAGCACATCCAGCTGCTCTACGAGAACAAGGGCCAGGTTGATGGGGTCAGGACTGGCTTCCGCGAGCTCGATGCTATGATTGGCGGTCTTACCAGCGGCTCACTCAACATCATTGCCGCCCGACCCAGTATGGGTAAGACCAGCTTTGCTCTTACCATCGCGCAAAACGTGGCCTTGCGGGGCGAGGGGGCCGGGGTGGCCATCTTCTCGCTGGAGATGCCAGCGGTGCAGCTGGTTACCCGGATGCTCTGTTCCGAGGCCCGCATTGACATGAACCGGCTGCGCCAGGGACAGCTCACCGACCGCGACTTTTCCCGCTTAGTAGATGTGGCGGGCCGCATCTCCGAGGCCGCCATCCTGATTGACGACACCTCCGACATGACCTTGATGGAACTCAGGGCTCGTGCCCGTCGCCTGCACACCCAGCATAAGCTAAGCCTGATTGTGATTGACTACTTGCAGTTGATGTCTGGCCCCGGAGGAAGCAAAAACGGCGGCGAGAACCGCCAGCAGGAGATCGCCCAGATTTCCCGTGGCCTCAAGGGCCTGGCCCGCGAGCTGAATGTCCCGGTAATCGCGCTTTCGCAGCTTTCGCGGGCGGTGGAGTCGCGCCCCAACAAGCGACCCATGCTCTCCGACCTGAGGGAATCGGGATCAATTGAGCAAGATGCCGACCTGGTGATGTTTATCTACCGCGATGACTACTACAACCCCCACTCCGAGAAGGCGGGCATCGCAGAAATAATTGTGGGCAAACAGCGCAACGGCCCCACCGGCACGGTAGAGCTGCAATTCCACGCCCAGCACGTGCGCTTCAACGACCTGGCCAAGGACGAAATCTGA